A single region of the Halorussus gelatinilyticus genome encodes:
- a CDS encoding amidohydrolase: protein MTAAADCIFTNAEVRTLDDEDTTAEAVAVRDGEIVRVGEAYELDFLNGVETEEVDLGGRVLLPGFIDAHTHLSHVGRSLVYADLAAADSPDDSVALLADSADDGDASDAEGDDADDWILGFGYDESTWEESRYLTREDLDRVSTERPVAAFREDMHIAAVNSVALDRYAAAMPDDDVQTEGGDPTGVVVEEAVDVIYEAIEPDADEMRTLLDAAQREAHRKGVTGVHDMVRQSRAPAVYRQMELDGDLALRVRINYWSDHLDAVVETGLRTNHGSEFVRTGAIKTFTDGSLGGRTAKLSEPYADADESETGQWVVAPDELRDLVGEADDADLQLTAHAIGDEAVEEVLSAYEETGDPAASRHRVEHAELVGDESLDRFADSGVVASVQPNFLKWAQEGGLYDDRLGSERRERSNRYADLLDAGAHLAFGSDCMPMDPLFGVHQTVNAPEERQRLSVTEALRAYTRGAAYAGFDEDRLGTVEAGKKADFTVLERSPWDHPEDIESIDVAMTVVDGDAVYDTRN, encoded by the coding sequence CCGAGGAGGTTGACCTCGGCGGGCGCGTCCTGCTCCCCGGTTTCATCGACGCCCACACCCACCTCTCGCACGTCGGGCGCTCGCTGGTCTACGCCGACCTCGCGGCGGCCGACTCGCCCGACGACAGCGTGGCCCTGCTCGCCGACTCCGCGGACGACGGTGACGCGAGCGACGCCGAGGGAGACGACGCCGACGACTGGATTCTCGGCTTCGGCTACGACGAGAGCACGTGGGAGGAATCGCGCTACCTGACTCGCGAGGACTTGGACCGCGTCTCGACCGAGCGCCCGGTCGCGGCGTTCCGCGAGGACATGCACATCGCGGCGGTCAACTCGGTCGCGCTCGACCGCTACGCCGCCGCGATGCCCGACGACGACGTGCAGACGGAGGGCGGCGACCCGACCGGCGTCGTCGTGGAGGAGGCGGTGGACGTCATCTACGAGGCCATCGAACCGGACGCCGACGAGATGCGGACGCTGCTCGACGCGGCACAGCGCGAGGCCCACCGGAAGGGCGTCACGGGCGTCCACGACATGGTCCGCCAGTCGCGCGCCCCGGCGGTCTACCGGCAGATGGAACTCGACGGCGACCTCGCGCTCCGGGTGCGAATCAACTACTGGTCGGACCACCTCGACGCCGTCGTGGAGACCGGTCTCCGGACCAACCACGGGAGCGAGTTCGTCCGGACCGGCGCGATAAAGACGTTCACCGACGGGAGTCTCGGCGGTCGGACCGCGAAGCTCTCGGAACCGTACGCGGACGCTGACGAATCGGAAACCGGCCAGTGGGTCGTCGCGCCCGACGAGTTACGCGACCTCGTCGGCGAGGCCGACGACGCCGACCTCCAGTTGACCGCCCACGCCATCGGCGACGAGGCGGTCGAGGAGGTCCTGTCGGCCTACGAGGAGACCGGCGACCCCGCCGCCTCGCGCCATCGCGTCGAACACGCCGAGTTGGTCGGCGACGAGAGCCTCGACCGATTCGCCGACAGCGGGGTCGTCGCGTCGGTTCAGCCGAACTTCCTCAAGTGGGCCCAAGAGGGCGGCCTCTACGACGACCGCCTCGGGTCCGAGCGCCGCGAGCGGTCGAACCGCTACGCCGACCTGCTGGACGCCGGCGCGCACCTCGCGTTCGGGAGCGACTGCATGCCGATGGACCCGCTGTTCGGCGTCCACCAGACCGTCAACGCGCCCGAGGAGCGCCAGCGACTCTCGGTGACCGAGGCGCTCCGGGCGTACACGCGGGGCGCGGCCTACGCCGGGTTCGACGAGGACCGACTCGGCACCGTCGAGGCGGGCAAGAAGGCCGACTTCACCGTGCTGGAGCGCTCGCCGTGGGACCACCCCGAGGACATCGAGAGCATCGACGTGGCGATGACGGTCGTGGACGGCGACGCGGTGTACGACACTCGGAACTGA
- the nadA gene encoding quinolinate synthase NadA, with protein sequence MPKMETADIETDLSLFKYDNLEQLPDAYRELDEDERTDRIEAAKRELGDDLVILGHNYQRREIVEHADFVGDSYQLSVEAANADAEYVVFGGVTFMAESADIITDDDQTVILPSMEASCPMAGMAEALQVDAAWAEITNAAPDAEIIPITYMNSYADLKAFCAEQGGAVCTSSNAHEVFEWAFDRGDKVLFLPDKHLGENTAHRLGMGDDIAEWDPWDPEGKSAEEVADSDIVLWDGYCQVHERFRVDHVERIRDEHPDAKVVVHPECRREVVEAADEAGSTATITRTVEDADPGETWAIGTEIHLTNHLQRWHPEVNVLPLCGEACMDCNAMRQIDPNYLTWVLEELVAGRERNVIEVAPREAELANVAMERMLEI encoded by the coding sequence GTGCCAAAAATGGAAACGGCGGACATCGAAACCGACCTGAGCCTCTTCAAGTACGACAACCTCGAACAGTTGCCCGACGCCTATCGGGAACTGGACGAAGACGAGAGAACCGACCGCATCGAGGCCGCGAAGCGGGAGTTGGGCGACGACCTCGTGATACTGGGCCACAACTACCAGCGAAGGGAGATAGTCGAACACGCCGACTTCGTCGGCGACTCCTACCAGTTGAGCGTCGAGGCCGCGAACGCGGACGCGGAGTACGTGGTCTTCGGCGGCGTGACGTTCATGGCCGAGTCGGCGGACATCATCACCGACGACGACCAGACCGTGATTCTTCCCTCGATGGAGGCCTCCTGTCCCATGGCCGGGATGGCCGAGGCCCTACAGGTGGACGCCGCTTGGGCCGAGATAACGAACGCGGCCCCCGACGCCGAGATTATCCCCATCACGTACATGAACTCCTACGCCGACCTGAAGGCGTTCTGCGCCGAGCAGGGCGGGGCGGTCTGCACCTCCTCGAACGCCCACGAGGTGTTCGAGTGGGCCTTCGACCGGGGCGACAAGGTACTGTTCCTGCCCGACAAGCACCTCGGGGAGAACACCGCCCACCGCCTCGGGATGGGAGACGACATCGCCGAGTGGGACCCGTGGGACCCCGAGGGCAAGTCGGCCGAGGAAGTGGCCGACAGCGACATCGTGCTATGGGACGGCTACTGTCAAGTCCACGAGCGATTCCGCGTGGACCACGTCGAGCGGATTCGCGACGAGCATCCCGACGCCAAGGTCGTCGTCCACCCCGAGTGCAGGCGCGAGGTCGTCGAGGCCGCGGACGAGGCCGGTTCGACCGCGACCATCACGCGGACCGTCGAGGACGCCGACCCCGGCGAGACGTGGGCCATCGGCACCGAGATTCACCTCACGAACCACCTCCAGCGGTGGCACCCCGAGGTGAACGTCCTGCCGCTCTGCGGGGAGGCGTGTATGGACTGCAACGCGATGCGCCAGATAGACCCCAACTACCTGACGTGGGTGCTGGAGGAGTTGGTCGCGGGCCGCGAGCGCAACGTCATCGAGGTCGCGCCCCGCGAGGCCGAACTGGCGAACGTGGCGATGGAGCGCATGCTGGAGATATGA
- a CDS encoding L-aspartate oxidase: MTGETDATPEAAETDVLVVGSGVAGCATALSAAREGADVLVVTKATRPEETTSHWAQGGVATTRSDPETFERDILAASADTADPEAVEVLVEESRDAVEDVLVETLDVPFDRATGEDADRAGADADFDYGREAAHSEPRILHVDASTGKHVLGPFLSHLDDHERVTVREDTAALDLITREGRVHGAVVDGGRDDATEPEPVFAGATVLATGGIGALYENSTNPETATGDGIAMAALAGADVEDMAYVQFHPTAYAGSEARSASKRSGEAAKRDDPFLVSEAVRGEGALLRNADGERFMPDYHDDAELAPRDVVARAVADEREATGEVRLDVSPLDFESEFPDLAAKCEARGVDWSEGIPVEPSEHFLCGGIAVDDRGRTNLDRLFAVGECARTGVHGANRLASTSLLEGLVWGLRAGESAAGHAPERVEAPDLRDSDPDLPSGFAREKFVRLRRVMDERVGIRRTPDGLRRATAVLRRLKGEVDAYTRTRTSRSLYELRNASVVALLVARDALDAEPVGCHALAEESTEVSANASD, encoded by the coding sequence ATGACGGGCGAGACAGACGCGACTCCGGAAGCCGCCGAAACGGACGTTCTCGTGGTCGGGAGCGGCGTCGCCGGCTGTGCGACTGCGCTCTCGGCCGCGCGCGAGGGTGCCGACGTGCTGGTCGTCACGAAGGCGACCCGGCCCGAGGAGACGACCTCCCACTGGGCGCAGGGCGGGGTCGCCACGACGCGCTCGGACCCCGAGACGTTCGAGCGCGACATCCTCGCGGCCAGCGCCGACACCGCCGACCCCGAGGCGGTCGAGGTGCTGGTCGAAGAATCGCGCGACGCCGTCGAGGACGTGCTGGTCGAGACGCTGGACGTGCCCTTCGACCGCGCGACGGGGGAGGACGCGGACCGAGCGGGCGCGGACGCCGACTTCGACTACGGCCGAGAGGCCGCCCACTCGGAACCTCGCATCCTCCACGTCGATGCCAGCACGGGCAAGCACGTCCTCGGGCCGTTCCTCTCGCACCTCGACGACCACGAGCGCGTGACCGTGCGGGAGGACACCGCCGCGCTCGACCTCATAACCCGCGAGGGCCGGGTTCACGGCGCGGTCGTGGACGGTGGCCGAGACGACGCGACCGAACCCGAACCGGTCTTCGCCGGCGCGACGGTCCTCGCCACGGGCGGCATCGGTGCGCTGTACGAGAACTCCACGAATCCCGAGACTGCGACCGGCGACGGGATAGCGATGGCGGCGCTCGCGGGGGCCGATGTCGAGGACATGGCCTACGTGCAGTTCCACCCCACCGCGTATGCAGGCAGCGAGGCGCGGAGCGCCTCGAAGCGGAGCGGTGAAGCCGCGAAGCGGGACGACCCCTTCCTCGTCAGCGAGGCGGTCCGCGGGGAGGGCGCGCTCCTCCGGAACGCCGACGGCGAGCGGTTCATGCCCGACTACCACGACGACGCCGAGTTAGCGCCTCGGGACGTGGTGGCCCGCGCCGTCGCGGACGAACGCGAGGCGACCGGCGAGGTCCGACTGGACGTGAGTCCCCTCGACTTCGAGTCGGAGTTCCCGGACCTCGCCGCGAAGTGCGAGGCCCGCGGCGTGGACTGGTCCGAGGGCATCCCGGTCGAACCGAGCGAACACTTCCTCTGCGGCGGCATCGCGGTGGACGACCGCGGGCGGACGAATCTGGACCGCCTGTTCGCGGTCGGCGAGTGCGCCCGGACCGGCGTCCACGGCGCGAACCGCCTCGCGTCCACGAGTCTGCTGGAGGGGTTGGTCTGGGGCCTGCGCGCCGGGGAGTCGGCCGCCGGTCACGCCCCCGAGCGCGTCGAAGCGCCCGACCTCCGCGACAGCGACCCCGACCTGCCCTCGGGGTTCGCCCGCGAGAAGTTCGTCCGCTTGCGCCGGGTGATGGACGAGCGAGTGGGCATCCGTCGGACGCCCGACGGACTCCGGCGCGCGACCGCGGTCCTCCGGCGACTCAAGGGCGAAGTGGACGCCTACACCCGGACACGCACGTCGCGGAGCCTCTACGAACTCCGGAACGCCAGCGTGGTCGCGCTGCTGGTCGCCCGCGACGCGCTGGACGCCGAACCGGTCGGCTGTCACGCGCTCGCGGAGGAATCAACGGAGGTCTCAGCGAATGCGAGTGACTGA
- the nadC gene encoding carboxylating nicotinate-nucleotide diphosphorylase gives MRVTDRKVEDWLREDVGHRDVTNHVPGETTGRLVAKQSGVAAGLDAATAVFDYLGADCEATVEAGDHIETGDALLEVAGDAASVLRGERVAVNVAGHASGVATATRRAVDLADEVGEVAIAGTRKTTPGLRGVEKRAIAAGGGDTHRLTLSGMVMVKDNHVAEMGLENAVRHFREQKSFATKIEVEVERPDDARRAADAGADIVLLDNMTPDEVREGVAALPDEVLAEASGGIRFEDVPDYAATGVDVISMGALTHSADSLDLSFRTGE, from the coding sequence ATGCGAGTGACTGACCGCAAAGTCGAGGACTGGCTCCGCGAGGACGTGGGTCACCGCGACGTGACCAACCACGTCCCCGGCGAGACGACGGGGAGACTCGTCGCCAAGCAGTCGGGCGTCGCGGCCGGACTCGACGCCGCGACGGCGGTCTTCGACTACCTCGGCGCGGACTGCGAGGCGACCGTCGAGGCGGGCGACCACATCGAGACCGGTGATGCGCTACTGGAGGTCGCTGGCGACGCGGCGTCGGTCCTGCGAGGCGAGCGCGTCGCGGTCAACGTCGCGGGCCACGCCTCGGGCGTCGCCACCGCGACCCGGCGGGCCGTGGACCTCGCGGACGAGGTCGGCGAGGTAGCCATCGCGGGCACCCGCAAGACCACGCCCGGACTGCGCGGCGTCGAGAAGCGCGCCATCGCGGCGGGCGGCGGCGACACCCACCGACTCACCCTCTCGGGGATGGTGATGGTCAAGGACAACCACGTCGCCGAGATGGGACTGGAGAACGCGGTCCGGCACTTCCGCGAGCAGAAGTCGTTCGCCACCAAAATCGAGGTCGAGGTCGAGCGCCCGGACGACGCGCGGCGGGCCGCCGACGCCGGAGCCGACATCGTGCTGTTGGACAACATGACGCCCGACGAAGTGCGAGAGGGCGTGGCGGCGTTACCCGACGAGGTGCTGGCGGAGGCCAGCGGCGGTATCCGCTTCGAGGACGTGCCCGACTACGCCGCGACTGGCGTGGACGTGATTTCGATGGGGGCGCTGACGCACTCGGCGGACTCGCTGGACCTGTCGTTCAGGACCGGGGAGTAG
- the gpmI gene encoding 2,3-bisphosphoglycerate-independent phosphoglycerate mutase: MKAALIVLDGWGLGSEDGGRNAIEAADTPNFDRYAEAGAYGTLNVTGRRVGLPEGQMGNSEVGHLNIGAGRVVKQEYTRIEDAIENGELGDNEAIASAFDYARENDGRVHFTGLVSEGGVHSDQRHLYALIELAAERGVDAVTHAFTDGRDTPPRSGAEFLGDLQSVIDREGTGDVATVSGRYYAMDRDQNWERTKRAYDAIVNREADHEAESAVEAVERSYERDTTDEFVEPTLVAGGTAMEDGDAAVFFNFRADRARQLTRMLAGSEAQHASDGQAAEPRDDIDSVWEFDTSPPEILLATMTQYDAEFDLPVAFPPHQPADTLGEVLAENGLTQLRIAESEKYAHVTYFLNGGREVEFDGEVRKIVESPDVPTYDQRPEMSAEGVTDTAIETIESDDPDVLVLNYANPDMVGHTGDFDAAVEAVEAVDEQLGRLVAAVEAAGGHALVTADHGNADDMGTPEDPHTAHTYNLVPLVYLSPENDSAGKRVREGGSLCDVAPTLLSLIGVDQPEAMTGRNLLE; this comes from the coding sequence ATGAAAGCCGCGCTCATCGTACTCGACGGGTGGGGACTCGGAAGCGAAGACGGTGGACGAAACGCCATCGAAGCCGCCGACACGCCGAACTTCGACCGGTACGCCGAGGCGGGCGCGTACGGCACGCTGAACGTGACCGGGCGGCGGGTCGGCCTTCCCGAGGGCCAGATGGGCAACAGCGAGGTCGGCCACCTCAACATCGGCGCGGGCCGGGTGGTCAAGCAGGAGTACACCCGCATCGAAGACGCCATCGAGAACGGCGAGCTGGGGGACAACGAGGCCATCGCGTCGGCGTTCGACTACGCACGAGAGAACGACGGCCGGGTTCACTTCACGGGACTCGTGAGCGAGGGCGGCGTCCACTCCGACCAGAGGCACCTCTACGCGCTCATCGAGTTGGCCGCCGAGCGCGGGGTCGACGCCGTGACGCACGCGTTCACCGACGGGCGGGACACCCCGCCGAGGAGCGGCGCGGAGTTCCTCGGGGACCTCCAGTCGGTCATCGACCGCGAGGGCACGGGCGACGTGGCGACCGTCTCGGGGCGCTACTACGCGATGGACCGCGATCAGAACTGGGAGCGCACGAAGCGCGCCTACGACGCCATCGTGAACCGCGAGGCCGACCACGAGGCCGAGTCGGCGGTCGAAGCCGTCGAACGGAGCTACGAACGGGACACGACCGACGAGTTCGTGGAGCCGACGCTCGTGGCGGGCGGTACCGCGATGGAGGACGGCGACGCCGCCGTCTTCTTCAACTTCCGGGCCGACCGCGCCAGACAGCTCACCCGGATGCTCGCGGGTAGCGAGGCGCAGCACGCCTCGGACGGTCAAGCGGCGGAGCCGCGAGACGACATCGACTCCGTGTGGGAGTTCGACACCTCGCCGCCCGAGATTCTGCTGGCGACGATGACCCAGTACGACGCGGAGTTCGACCTGCCGGTGGCGTTCCCGCCCCACCAGCCCGCGGACACGCTCGGCGAGGTGCTGGCGGAGAACGGTCTCACGCAACTGCGCATCGCCGAATCGGAGAAGTACGCCCACGTCACCTACTTCCTGAACGGCGGCCGGGAAGTCGAGTTCGACGGCGAGGTCCGCAAAATCGTCGAGTCTCCCGACGTGCCGACCTACGACCAGCGACCCGAGATGAGCGCCGAGGGGGTCACCGACACCGCCATCGAGACCATCGAGAGCGACGACCCCGACGTGCTGGTCCTCAACTACGCGAACCCGGACATGGTGGGCCACACGGGCGACTTCGACGCCGCGGTCGAGGCCGTCGAGGCCGTGGACGAGCAGTTGGGCCGCCTCGTCGCGGCGGTCGAAGCGGCGGGCGGGCACGCGCTCGTCACCGCCGACCACGGCAACGCCGACGACATGGGGACGCCGGAGGACCCCCACACCGCCCACACCTACAATCTGGTCCCGCTGGTCTACCTGTCCCCCGAGAACGACAGCGCCGGCAAGCGCGTCCGCGAGGGCGGGTCGCTCTGTGACGTCGCGCCGACGCTGCTGTCGCTGATTGGTGTGGACCAGCCCGAAGCGATGACCGGCCGGAATCTGCTGGAGTAG